Proteins co-encoded in one Haladaptatus sp. ZSTT2 genomic window:
- a CDS encoding YqjF family protein has product MSRFHNLLSFPVSMGWRHVLFANWSVAPEVVAAHLPDSLSVDTFDGQAWLSAVPFTNVAVRPAGGPKRMGFRLPELNLRTYVTHDGEPGVYFFSLDAQGVFGVVGARLFHHLPYYYARISLTSEADRIKFSSRRVHPGARPVRFHATYGPTGEQFRADPDSLEAFLTERYRYYTEALSGELRYAAVSHEPWSLTEASVEWGENGLFRANGFADPASDPVYLYSPGVDTVASGSERLE; this is encoded by the coding sequence GGCGACACGTCCTATTCGCAAACTGGTCGGTTGCCCCCGAAGTCGTCGCAGCACACCTCCCCGACTCGCTTTCGGTGGACACGTTCGACGGACAGGCGTGGCTCTCTGCGGTTCCGTTTACGAACGTCGCGGTGCGCCCGGCCGGTGGGCCAAAACGAATGGGCTTTCGACTCCCAGAACTCAACTTGCGCACCTACGTCACCCACGACGGCGAGCCGGGCGTCTATTTCTTCAGCCTCGACGCGCAGGGCGTCTTCGGTGTGGTCGGAGCGCGCCTCTTTCACCACCTGCCCTACTACTACGCCCGGATTTCCCTCACTTCCGAAGCCGACCGCATCAAGTTCTCGAGTCGGCGCGTCCACCCGGGCGCGCGGCCGGTTCGCTTTCACGCGACCTATGGCCCGACCGGCGAGCAGTTCCGCGCTGACCCGGATTCGCTCGAAGCCTTCCTCACAGAACGCTATCGATACTACACGGAAGCCCTGAGCGGGGAACTTCGCTACGCGGCGGTGAGCCACGAACCGTGGTCACTCACCGAAGCGAGCGTCGAGTGGGGTGAAAACGGGTTGTTTCGGGCGAACGGGTTTGCCGACCCGGCGAGCGACCCGGTGTATCTCTACAGTCCTGGCGTGGACACTGTCGCCTCGGGAAGCGAGCGACTGGAGTGA
- a CDS encoding NAD-dependent epimerase/dehydratase family protein: MSTDTPRVAITGAAGYIGSRVISKLQEEHPDWELVAFDNFYLGQVRSVGDVDISHLDIRQRDRLEETLEGADVVIHLAAVSGVKDCDQNADLAYEVNVQGTNNVAWFCKKTGAALVFPFSMAVLGDPQTFPITVDQPRAPLNWYGRTKLLGERAIETMAEGAFPAHLFMISNVYGKHELEGQTISKNTVINFFVNRALAGEDLTVYKPGTQARNYVHVKDVANAYVRSAERLVDRLDAGETGVEKYEIASDEDPSVMDVAELVQHHAASLLGTDLDIKLLDNPRTETLVDSFTVDTSGAHERLGWEVRHSIEESVHDLLTA, translated from the coding sequence ATGAGCACGGACACGCCGCGCGTCGCCATCACGGGGGCCGCGGGCTACATCGGCAGTCGCGTCATTTCGAAACTACAGGAGGAACACCCCGACTGGGAACTCGTCGCCTTCGACAACTTCTATCTCGGGCAGGTGCGCTCGGTGGGCGACGTGGACATCTCCCACCTCGACATCCGCCAGCGCGACCGCTTAGAGGAAACCCTCGAAGGCGCTGACGTGGTCATCCACCTCGCCGCCGTGAGCGGCGTCAAAGACTGCGACCAGAACGCAGACCTCGCCTACGAGGTGAACGTCCAAGGGACGAACAACGTCGCGTGGTTCTGTAAGAAGACCGGCGCGGCACTCGTCTTCCCGTTCAGCATGGCCGTCCTCGGCGACCCCCAAACGTTCCCTATCACCGTAGACCAGCCGCGTGCCCCGCTCAACTGGTACGGGCGGACGAAACTGCTTGGCGAGCGCGCAATCGAGACGATGGCTGAGGGTGCGTTTCCGGCTCACCTGTTCATGATTTCGAACGTGTACGGCAAACACGAACTCGAAGGGCAGACCATCTCGAAGAATACGGTCATCAACTTCTTCGTCAACCGCGCGCTCGCAGGTGAGGACTTGACGGTGTACAAACCCGGCACGCAAGCGCGAAACTACGTCCACGTCAAAGACGTTGCCAACGCCTACGTCCGCAGCGCAGAGCGCCTCGTCGACCGGCTCGACGCGGGCGAAACCGGCGTCGAGAAGTACGAGATTGCGAGCGACGAAGACCCGAGCGTGATGGACGTCGCAGAGTTGGTTCAACACCACGCCGCCTCCCTGCTCGGCACCGACCTCGACATCAAGCTGCTCGACAATCCGCGAACTGAGACACTCGTCGATTCGTTCACGGTCGATACCTCTGGGGCCCACGAGCGCCTTGGCTGGGAGGTCAGACACTCCATCGAAGAGAGCGTGCACGACCTGCTCACAGCTTAA
- a CDS encoding NAD-dependent epimerase/dehydratase family protein, whose protein sequence is MNVLVTGGCGYIGSALVPLLQQSPEIENIVILDNYSLGSPRNLMGANLDDSIDFRRGDVREYGDVESAMRDVQTVIHLAAITGADSTHDRREETFDVNLEGTKNVLTAARKLDVENVVFASSCNNYGRATSMDLTEDTPTDPLNPYAESKQAAEELLRDTIDESGMQGVALRMSTNYGYAPGVRFNLVVNHFVFRALTRRPLTVYGDGSNWRPFIHVKDAARAYAHAALNPDDWDEFVYNVGSNDQNFRIAEIAQVVSEEVGEVNITYLEDKHPGPSYHVNFDRLANTGFRTEWTLREGVRELADHFRQP, encoded by the coding sequence ATGAACGTGCTCGTCACCGGCGGGTGTGGCTACATCGGTAGCGCGCTCGTCCCCCTGCTCCAGCAGAGCCCTGAAATCGAGAACATCGTCATCCTCGACAACTACTCGCTCGGGTCGCCGCGCAACCTGATGGGGGCGAACTTAGACGATTCTATCGACTTTCGCCGGGGCGACGTCCGCGAGTACGGCGACGTCGAAAGTGCCATGCGCGACGTGCAGACGGTGATTCACCTCGCCGCCATCACGGGCGCAGACAGCACCCACGACCGCCGCGAGGAGACCTTCGACGTGAACCTTGAAGGGACGAAAAACGTCCTCACTGCCGCCCGCAAGCTCGACGTCGAAAACGTCGTCTTCGCCTCGTCGTGTAACAACTACGGCCGGGCGACGAGCATGGACCTCACCGAGGACACGCCGACCGACCCGCTCAACCCCTACGCCGAGTCGAAACAGGCCGCAGAGGAGTTGTTGCGCGACACCATCGACGAGTCGGGGATGCAAGGGGTCGCACTCCGCATGAGTACGAACTACGGCTACGCCCCCGGCGTGCGCTTCAACCTCGTCGTCAACCACTTCGTCTTTCGCGCGCTGACGCGCCGCCCGCTGACCGTCTACGGCGACGGGAGCAACTGGCGACCGTTCATCCACGTCAAAGACGCCGCGCGCGCCTACGCCCACGCCGCGCTCAACCCCGACGACTGGGACGAATTCGTCTACAACGTTGGGTCGAACGACCAGAACTTCCGCATCGCAGAAATCGCGCAGGTCGTGAGCGAGGAGGTAGGCGAGGTCAACATCACCTACTTAGAGGACAAACACCCCGGCCCGTCGTATCACGTCAACTTCGACCGGCTGGCGAACACCGGCTTCAGGACCGAATGGACGCTCCGCGAGGGCGTCCGCGAACTCGCAGACCACTTCAGACAACCATGA
- a CDS encoding NAD-dependent epimerase/dehydratase family protein has protein sequence MSILVTGGDGYIGWPTALRIADRTDDRVILVDNFARRGWVEEVGATSAVPIMSIDQRLAAAEESLGLSNLSFIEGDLTEKSFVDELLTVHEPRAIVHTAAQPSAPYSQINGERANYTQHNNMQATRNLVWGLEEHGLTDTHFIETTTTGVYGAPTFPIPEGGATMENQGERDEVPFPAMAGSWYHLTKSHDAANLRLANKQFGIPISDVRTAITYGTETEETREDSRLKTRFDFDYYFGVVSHRFAAQAVAGYPLTVYGKGEQRKPFISLEDAVEGLAQLALADPDDRPDDLTVYNQVTRAISIVEMANTISDVAQEFDYDAAVKHFENPRDEDETHKMEIANEKYMALIGEQAQDFESGTRDILTTLARYEDTITAYEDRFLPSVLED, from the coding sequence ATGTCCATTCTCGTCACTGGCGGCGACGGCTACATCGGCTGGCCAACCGCCCTCCGCATCGCAGATCGCACCGACGACCGCGTAATTCTCGTCGACAACTTCGCCCGTCGCGGCTGGGTCGAAGAGGTCGGCGCGACGAGCGCCGTCCCCATCATGAGCATCGACCAGCGCCTCGCGGCCGCAGAGGAGTCCCTTGGCCTCTCGAACCTCTCGTTTATCGAAGGCGACCTCACCGAGAAGTCGTTCGTCGATGAACTCCTGACCGTCCACGAGCCGCGCGCGATTGTCCACACCGCGGCCCAGCCGTCTGCGCCCTACTCGCAAATCAACGGCGAGCGCGCGAACTACACCCAGCACAACAACATGCAGGCCACTCGCAACCTCGTCTGGGGCTTAGAGGAACACGGCCTGACCGACACCCACTTCATCGAGACCACGACGACGGGCGTCTACGGCGCACCGACCTTCCCGATTCCCGAAGGCGGCGCGACGATGGAGAACCAAGGCGAGCGCGACGAAGTGCCGTTCCCCGCCATGGCCGGCAGCTGGTACCACCTCACGAAAAGCCACGACGCGGCGAACCTTCGCCTCGCAAACAAGCAGTTCGGCATCCCGATTTCCGACGTGCGTACGGCCATCACCTACGGCACGGAAACTGAGGAAACCCGCGAGGACAGCCGCCTGAAGACCCGCTTTGACTTCGACTACTACTTCGGCGTCGTTTCCCACCGCTTTGCCGCACAGGCTGTCGCGGGCTACCCGCTCACGGTGTACGGCAAGGGCGAACAGCGAAAGCCGTTCATCAGCTTAGAAGACGCCGTCGAGGGCCTCGCACAACTCGCCCTCGCAGACCCAGACGACCGACCCGACGACCTCACCGTCTACAACCAGGTCACCCGCGCCATCAGCATCGTCGAGATGGCGAACACCATCTCCGACGTCGCCCAGGAGTTCGACTACGACGCCGCTGTCAAGCACTTCGAGAACCCACGCGACGAAGACGAGACGCACAAGATGGAGATTGCAAACGAGAAGTACATGGCGCTCATCGGCGAGCAGGCCCAGGACTTCGAGAGCGGCACCCGCGACATCCTCACGACGCTCGCACGCTATGAGGACACCATCACCGCCTACGAAGACCGCTTCCTTCCGAGCGTCTTAGAGGACTAA
- a CDS encoding DUF7504 family protein, protein MSPGALEEADVLEFGRALTQLKQAGSMVLVTGSVPQAAFSAVSRQMLGDSTLPRRRLFVLTDTTADAIRERVPGTADPRQMRIIEQCSVTRSVATATTGSDQTVEYVYDDELPALIETTFDAIAALEVGAAPAELRVCVDSLTSLIEHYGEQRTFTALHALCWRVRHARGLGHAHLQTDAADVVALFAELFDAHVELRERAGTFQQRWHLRDDDVTTAWLTFEAVDNLP, encoded by the coding sequence ATGAGCCCCGGTGCGCTGGAGGAGGCGGACGTACTGGAGTTTGGGCGAGCACTGACCCAGCTAAAACAAGCTGGAAGCATGGTTCTCGTGACCGGAAGTGTTCCTCAAGCAGCCTTTAGCGCCGTCTCGCGCCAGATGCTCGGGGATTCCACGCTACCACGACGACGGCTGTTCGTGCTTACAGACACCACCGCAGATGCCATCCGCGAGCGCGTGCCAGGAACTGCAGACCCACGCCAGATGCGTATCATCGAGCAGTGTTCGGTCACGCGAAGTGTCGCCACCGCGACGACGGGGAGTGACCAGACCGTTGAATACGTCTACGACGATGAGTTGCCAGCACTCATCGAGACCACGTTCGACGCCATCGCCGCACTCGAAGTGGGCGCTGCGCCCGCAGAGTTGCGCGTGTGTGTCGATTCGCTTACGTCGCTCATCGAGCACTATGGCGAACAACGTACCTTCACGGCGTTACACGCGCTGTGTTGGCGCGTTCGCCACGCGCGCGGGCTTGGCCACGCCCACTTACAAACCGATGCAGCGGACGTCGTCGCGCTTTTTGCCGAGCTGTTCGACGCTCATGTCGAACTTCGGGAACGAGCGGGCACGTTCCAACAACGATGGCATCTCCGCGACGATGATGTGACAACGGCGTGGCTGACATTCGAGGCGGTGGATAACCTACCATGA